The following coding sequences are from one Myxosarcina sp. GI1 window:
- a CDS encoding MarC family protein: MLELSEIFTLFFITLGPLKTIGAFVQQTRGAAPGFCRTVALRATAIATIITVVIAIVGINILGKWGVSTPAVGIAGGIILFNLALSAVNQSFPPKPKSTDSKSISPPSLDIAIFPLAIPTIVTAPGIAAIVAIVALAQDEGQPGLAAIIGLLLVIMVLNLIFMLLARQIFKVLPPPVLQIIGWVFAVLQSALAVQFIINSLRAIGALPKITSNV; encoded by the coding sequence ATGTTAGAGCTATCAGAAATATTTACGCTTTTTTTTATTACCTTGGGACCGCTAAAAACTATTGGTGCTTTCGTGCAGCAGACTAGGGGAGCCGCTCCTGGTTTTTGCCGAACGGTGGCTTTAAGAGCTACGGCGATCGCCACAATAATTACAGTGGTTATTGCTATTGTTGGCATCAATATTTTGGGTAAGTGGGGTGTTTCTACTCCTGCTGTAGGAATTGCTGGTGGAATTATACTATTTAACTTGGCACTATCGGCAGTCAATCAATCATTCCCACCCAAACCTAAAAGTACTGATAGTAAGTCAATATCTCCACCATCTTTAGATATTGCCATTTTTCCCCTGGCTATTCCCACTATTGTTACCGCTCCAGGCATTGCAGCGATCGTGGCAATTGTCGCTCTAGCTCAAGATGAAGGTCAGCCAGGTTTAGCAGCAATTATAGGTCTACTTCTGGTAATTATGGTTTTAAATCTAATCTTTATGCTATTGGCGCGACAGATTTTTAAAGTTTTACCACCTCCAGTTCTGCAAATTATTGGCTGGGTTTTTGCGGTACTACAGTCGGCACTTGCCGTACAGTTTATTATTAATTCTTTAAGAGCTATAGGAGCTTTGCCGAAGATTACAAGCAATGTTTGA